The segment AAAAATATCGGTTAGTTATAACCATTGAAAATTATTGGCGCGAAAATCGGTGTTTAACCGAATCAATTCTTCGCTGGTCAATCTTAAGCGATTGGCCAGGCTTTCGGCAAACACCCGGTACAGGATATAACCAAAAGCGATTTTATCATTGCCTGACAACCGGTCAATATAGGAGGCATCTATGGCCAGGCAAACGACATCACCGACCGCATAGGCCGAAGCAGACCGGGCTGAACCATCGATGACACCCATCTCGCCGAAAACATCCCCGCCGCGTTTCAGAACACTCAGTTCTTTGCCGTCTTTTTCTATTCTCACCTGGCCGGATATGAGGAAATAGATCCTGTCGTCATAGCTGTCTTCTTTGATAATCAGCTCTCCGGGGCCATATTGCCGAATCTTGCTCAGCTGCAATGCTCCTTTAAGACTTTTTTCGTCAAAAAGCTCCAAGGTAGGCATCTGCCTGAGTTTTTGTATCATCTCGACGTTGTCTTTTAAATACTCCGATTCAATCATCGTATTCCTCCTTGCAAGTTATGTCAGCCTGAATCTCAATTTGAAACGCCTCTACATATTTCACCTGAGTTCCATTCTGGTGTAATGTGAAACATTCTCCTCAATCTGCGCTGGATTTCCTCTTGATCCGATAATACATTCGATCATTATCACATCTGTAAGGTCTTATATAATCTGGCTTATCGTCCAGTAAGAGCATCAATATGATTTTAACAGACATCGTAAATCGCTTCTGCATTTAAGTCAAAGTAATGATGACTATTCAATGTTGTCAAGCATCAATGACTCAATAGGGCTACAATACACAGTGCTTAAAACCTAGGCCTCTCCGGCTGAAGCCTGCTTCTGGTAACCAACCTATCGTGGGGGAACAGGCGAACCGTGCCCTAAATGGTCGTAATTTTTTGATATTGAATAAAAAGTGGCATTTGACAACATAGTTCGCCTCTGGTATTATATCTTAATCGTTCCCGAAAACCGGAAACCTTCACGTGTTGCGTCTCATCTGGGTTCCATTCACCATTAGCAATTCTCCATTCAGCTGCTTTAAAAAGGGGACTTCTTATCAACCGCCATATTTTAGCACGATCGAAAAGGCGGAAGGGAAAGAATGTGTATTCCTATTTGTCACCGATGTAACGAAAGGAGGTCATTATGGCAGTCAAAGTTTTAATCAAGAGAAAAATAAAAGACGGCAAATTGATTGAGGTCTCAAGACTACTTAACAAAGCCCGATACAATGCCATGGGACAACAGGGTTACATTTCATCGGAGACCTTGAGTGGCTGTGACGATCCAAGGAATGTGATAGTGATATCCATGTGGCAGAAAATAGAGAATTGGAACCAATGGAAAGACAGTGATTTGAGAGCTGAAAATGAGGCTGCGTTTGAAGCTTTGCTTGATGAACCGACCGAATACGAAACCTATAATTTAGGATTGAACCTTTAATTGGGACAATCGGCAATGGATTGCTAAGTTTTAAAACATTTGTCTGGGCAGAGCATCCTGCTGTCTGGGCGGGGCGCCTGCCCTGGGAAAGTAAACATTGTAATTCGGACAAGAAATTATCTTTGGGGACGTTCGTGCAGAACGTGCCTTAACCCCTGTATTTGCTCATCATGATCTTCTATGCGTTGCTCTAACCCGGGCATTTCATGAAAATTTTTGAGAAGACTCTATTTATTTTAAATAAACGGGGAATATCAGGATGTTTTCCGACCGCAGCCAGCGCATACAGCGTCAGTGAATCGGCACTTCCCGAATACGGATAAAACCCAATTATTCACTTTGCTTTTTACACATCGTAAGTACTCGTTTAACCCGTCAGTCCCGCTTTAGCGGGGTTAAATCAACTTGACTTACTTTGTGCTTGTGCATATTTAGAACCATCTAACAGGGTGAACCTTGGTGTCTTAGCGGCAAGCGACCAATAACAAATGGCTAATGACCGATGACGACTGACCGATTCAATTGGAAACGGATGCGTTTTAAAGACAACAAGGTCTGGCTGGCTGAAGATCAGAACGGAAAGCCTGTTGTCAAAAACGGCAAGGTATTGATCAAATACCAACTGAATCAGGATTACGAGTACTGGGTTCTTCAACAGTATGTGCAACCGATTGAATCGTCAAAATCTGTAACCAAAGACCCGGCCAAAAAAAAACCTGCCCGAAAATCCCCGAATACGAACATCGAGCAGGATTCGAAAACCTTCGATGAAAGCGTATATGGCGGTGCCGTATGTATTTATACGGATGGAGCATCTTCCGGAAACCCCGGACCATCGGGAATCGGCGTTGTACTGCGTTATGGAAATCACCAGAAAGAGATATCGCGCCATATCGGTATCGCGACCAATAATATTGCAGAGCTTGAGGCCATTCGGACCGGGCTTTTGGAGGTGAAAAATACCGATCTGCCGGTACGCGTCTTTACGGACTCAAACTATGCTTACGGTGTTCTTGTTCGTGGCTGGAAAGCAAAAAAAAACATAGAGATGGTAAGATCCATAAAAAAAACAACTTCAAAATTCAAGGATCTGCAAATCATCAAGGTAAAAGGGCATGCTGGCATTAAGGGCAACGAGAGGGCGGATCTTCTGGCGACTTCAGCCGTTAAAAAATAAACAAGCGCCCCGCTTCAAATTTTGCAGGGCGCTTGTCTTATGTCTATGCTTGGCCAAACGTGCTTTCAATTAAGCTTTTTCTACTTTTAAAGCCTCGATCTCCTTCTTTAAGTCTTCAATTTCCTTTTTGTATTTTTCAGATTCATCAGAT is part of the Candidatus Desulfatibia profunda genome and harbors:
- a CDS encoding cyclic nucleotide-binding domain-containing protein yields the protein MIESEYLKDNVEMIQKLRQMPTLELFDEKSLKGALQLSKIRQYGPGELIIKEDSYDDRIYFLISGQVRIEKDGKELSVLKRGGDVFGEMGVIDGSARSASAYAVGDVVCLAIDASYIDRLSGNDKIAFGYILYRVFAESLANRLRLTSEELIRLNTDFRANNFQWL
- a CDS encoding antibiotic biosynthesis monooxygenase — encoded protein: MAVKVLIKRKIKDGKLIEVSRLLNKARYNAMGQQGYISSETLSGCDDPRNVIVISMWQKIENWNQWKDSDLRAENEAAFEALLDEPTEYETYNLGLNL
- a CDS encoding reverse transcriptase-like protein; translation: MTTDRFNWKRMRFKDNKVWLAEDQNGKPVVKNGKVLIKYQLNQDYEYWVLQQYVQPIESSKSVTKDPAKKKPARKSPNTNIEQDSKTFDESVYGGAVCIYTDGASSGNPGPSGIGVVLRYGNHQKEISRHIGIATNNIAELEAIRTGLLEVKNTDLPVRVFTDSNYAYGVLVRGWKAKKNIEMVRSIKKTTSKFKDLQIIKVKGHAGIKGNERADLLATSAVKK